In Apium graveolens cultivar Ventura chromosome 10, ASM990537v1, whole genome shotgun sequence, the following are encoded in one genomic region:
- the LOC141689148 gene encoding uncharacterized protein LOC141689148, with product HATITLQYLHSNLINIKHQHNILLIQPKLTNHFTFHSTQSQTKTILTKMTMKRSREDEQIQVESFAMANCHMLLSKLEKSDTFAAHRIFECKTCNRQFTSFQALGGHRASHKKPKLMAGDLLQQVPTKPKTHECSICGVEFALGQALGGHMRRHRAELEANSNSKDGASDTTTISHETVAKTVPVLTRSDSSCKRAWGLDLHLRPYDTNYLKQGW from the coding sequence CATGCAACAATAACATTACAGTACTTGCACTCAAACCTTATAAATATCAAACACCAACATAACATTCTACTCATTCAGCCAAAACTTACAAACCATTTCACATTTCATTCAACACAATCCCAAACTAAAACAATACTTACTAAGATGACAATGAAGAGGAGTAGAGAAGATGAACAAATACAGGTGGAGTCATTTGCGATGGCTAATTGTCATATGCTTCTTTCGAAACTCGAAAAATCCGACACTTTTGCAGCTCACCGTATTTTCGAATGCAAAACATGTAATCGACAGTTCACCTCGTTCCAAGCATTAGGAGGTCACCGTGCGAGTCACAAGAAGCCTAAGTTAATGGCAGGAGATCTTCTTCAACAAGTTCCAACTAAGCCCAAGACACACGAGTGTTCGATATGCGGAGTTGAGTTTGCTTTAGGCCAGGCACTTGGTGGACACATGAGACGACACCGAGCTGAACTAGAGGCTAATTCTAATAGTAAAGATGGTGCTAGTGATACGACGACCATTAGTCATGAAACGGTTGCCAAAACGGTGCCTGTTTTGACGAGGAGTGATAGCAGTTGTAAACGAGCATGGGGTTTGGATCTTCATTTGAGGCCTTATGATACTAATTATTTGAAGCAGGGATGGTAG